A genomic window from Candidatus Denitrolinea symbiosum includes:
- a CDS encoding replication initiation and membrane attachment, whose protein sequence is MPTFNGFTSSETFTAVPDTFFRELLSQIDDAEELRAALYAIWLIEHTEGPVRCLRRADFGEFASGVDKAAARGILLEVRNEAGEFFFLNSPRGRASVEAVQSGKFDPSQVASAPPVERSNVFTLYEQNIGALTPLIADMLREAEREYPSAWFEEAFGIAAAQNARKWKYVEAILKRWKEKGKDERKNREDAVKDFKRYTEGEFAEYFRD, encoded by the coding sequence ATGCCAACCTTCAACGGCTTCACCTCCTCCGAGACATTCACCGCCGTCCCCGATACGTTCTTCCGCGAGTTGTTGAGTCAGATTGACGACGCGGAGGAACTGCGGGCGGCGCTTTACGCCATCTGGCTGATCGAGCATACGGAGGGACCCGTCCGCTGCCTCCGCCGCGCGGACTTTGGCGAGTTCGCTTCGGGCGTGGACAAGGCCGCGGCGCGCGGAATCCTGCTCGAGGTCAGGAACGAGGCGGGGGAGTTCTTCTTCCTGAATAGCCCGCGCGGACGCGCGTCGGTCGAAGCCGTCCAGAGCGGGAAGTTCGATCCGTCGCAAGTCGCGTCCGCGCCGCCTGTGGAACGGTCGAATGTGTTCACGTTGTACGAGCAGAACATCGGCGCGCTGACGCCGTTGATCGCAGACATGCTGCGCGAGGCGGAGAGGGAATATCCGAGCGCGTGGTTCGAAGAGGCGTTCGGGATCGCGGCGGCGCAGAACGCGCGCAAGTGGAAATATGTGGAAGCGATCTTGAAACGGTGGAAGGAAAAAGGCAAAGATGAAAGAAAAAATCGGGAAGACGCTGTCAAGGATTTCAAGCGATACACCGAAGGCGAGTTTGCCGAATACTTCCGCGATTAA
- a CDS encoding AAA family ATPase, translating into MGDPNCPHCGGAGYVRYDVPMGDPRFGRLEACVCRAADIAEGARTRLFELSRLDRLSHLTFENFESRGNKNARFMTPQDVHSLEAAKETAENFARSPQGWLLIEGGYGCGKTHLAAAIANFAVNMGTPTLFITVPDLLDTLRFAFSDPETTFEARFEEVRGADLLVLDDFGTQNATGWAQEKLFQIINFRYINKLPTVITTNLMLDEIESRIRSRLQDEEFVAHVQITAPDYRRPTETSNPGLSILSKHDIQQMTFKSFKTREAEIGTEVSTVVITEVQSGFGKKYQDKKVTRVEVTKSDVKTLENAVKAAIEFAEEPNGWLVFLGHPGCGKTHLAAAIGNYRIDLGGQAIMVEVSDLLDYLRQTFRPTSDVSFDRRFHEIKNTPMLILDDLKESGASSTWAEDKLHQILYHRYYSNLPTVLTSTLKGDQFATNYPSLWFKILDAEKCRVQVIDMPPYLVHAKGGRGGKGKGK; encoded by the coding sequence TTGGGCGACCCGAATTGTCCGCATTGCGGCGGCGCGGGATACGTGCGCTACGATGTGCCGATGGGCGACCCGCGCTTTGGTCGGTTGGAGGCGTGCGTCTGCCGCGCGGCGGACATCGCCGAGGGCGCGCGGACGCGCCTGTTCGAGTTAAGTCGGTTGGATCGGCTGAGCCATCTGACGTTCGAGAACTTCGAGTCGAGGGGAAATAAAAACGCCAGGTTCATGACCCCGCAGGACGTCCACAGTTTGGAAGCGGCGAAGGAGACGGCCGAAAATTTCGCGCGGTCGCCGCAGGGCTGGCTGTTGATCGAGGGCGGATACGGCTGCGGCAAGACGCATCTCGCAGCCGCGATTGCAAATTTCGCGGTCAACATGGGGACGCCGACGCTGTTCATCACCGTCCCCGATCTGCTGGACACATTGCGCTTCGCGTTCAGCGACCCCGAGACGACCTTCGAGGCGCGCTTCGAGGAAGTGCGCGGCGCCGACCTGCTCGTGCTGGACGATTTCGGCACGCAGAACGCCACGGGCTGGGCGCAGGAAAAATTGTTCCAGATCATCAACTTCCGTTACATCAACAAACTGCCGACGGTCATCACCACCAACCTGATGTTGGACGAGATCGAGAGCCGCATTCGCTCGCGCTTGCAAGACGAGGAGTTCGTGGCGCACGTGCAGATCACCGCGCCCGATTACCGCCGTCCCACTGAGACGAGCAACCCTGGACTCTCGATATTGTCGAAACACGACATCCAGCAAATGACGTTCAAGAGTTTCAAAACCAGGGAAGCCGAAATTGGCACAGAAGTTTCAACGGTTGTGATTACCGAAGTACAGTCTGGTTTTGGAAAAAAATACCAGGACAAGAAAGTTACAAGAGTAGAGGTCACAAAGAGCGACGTAAAAACTCTTGAAAACGCGGTCAAGGCCGCCATTGAATTTGCCGAAGAACCCAACGGCTGGCTGGTATTTTTGGGTCATCCTGGCTGTGGGAAAACGCACCTTGCCGCTGCAATTGGAAACTATCGGATTGATCTCGGCGGCCAGGCGATCATGGTCGAAGTTTCCGATTTGCTCGACTATTTACGCCAAACCTTCCGCCCCACCTCCGACGTTTCATTTGATCGCCGCTTCCACGAAATCAAGAACACGCCCATGCTGATTCTCGACGACTTGAAAGAAAGCGGGGCGAGTTCCACCTGGGCGGAAGATAAACTACATCAAATTTTGTATCATCGCTACTATTCAAATCTCCCAACCGTCCTGACATCCACGCTAAAGGGAGACCAGTTTGCGACGAATTATCCGAGTCTGTGGTTCAAGATTCTGGACGCGGAGAAGTGCCGCGTTCAGGTGATTGATATGCCGCCGTATCTTGTCCATGCGAAGGGAGGGAGGGGCGGGAAGGGGAAGGGGAAGTAG
- a CDS encoding transposase, IS5 family — MYILRTGCQWNALPQEYGVSGKTAHRYFQRWVRAGVFKRMWQAGLQEYDELKGLLWKWQAADGAITKAPLGGEKTGKNPTDRGKSGTKRSLLVNEQGLPLGLVVSGANTPDGKLLETTLLAIPIERPDPNETEQHLSLDKGYSGEPCATSAEAQGYILHVPDKANAKKTQAETWTAQAAPLDCRSGSLMDQSLSPLACPLGKEIFQLLVVALLRLRHHLLA, encoded by the coding sequence TTGTACATCTTACGCACAGGTTGTCAATGGAATGCCCTGCCGCAAGAGTATGGTGTTTCGGGTAAAACGGCGCATCGCTATTTTCAACGTTGGGTGCGGGCGGGCGTATTCAAGCGTATGTGGCAGGCGGGGTTGCAAGAGTATGACGAACTGAAAGGTCTCCTCTGGAAATGGCAAGCCGCAGATGGGGCCATCACCAAAGCTCCGCTGGGGGGTGAAAAAACGGGCAAAAACCCGACCGATCGCGGCAAAAGCGGCACAAAACGCAGTCTGTTGGTCAACGAACAAGGCTTGCCACTGGGATTGGTAGTTAGTGGAGCGAATACACCTGATGGCAAATTGTTGGAAACCACCTTGCTGGCGATCCCGATTGAGCGTCCCGACCCAAACGAAACCGAGCAACATTTGTCTTTGGACAAGGGCTACAGCGGCGAGCCATGCGCAACCAGCGCCGAGGCGCAAGGATACATTCTTCATGTACCTGATAAAGCCAACGCCAAAAAAACGCAAGCGGAAACCTGGACGGCGCAAGCCGCGCCGTTGGATTGTAGAAGTGGCTCACTCATGGATCAATCGCTTTCGCCGCTTGCTTGTCCGTTGGGAAAAGAAATCTTCCAACTACTTGTCGTTGCTTTACTTCGCCTGCGCCATCATCTGCTGGCGTAA
- a CDS encoding type II restriction m6 adenine DNA methyltransferase, whose translation MEVADLVAYSYEQGKRILEKRESATLKEHGQFLTPPAVARYMAKKLGQIQNGASLLEPACGSGVLVCALIEQLIAKKSPLEISIIAYETDKELAELSSQVLELACQKAEKHNIKLHWQVFQNDFILACLPDEQPSLFGSEESRRRSFDFVISNPPYFKLNTEDTRVKVVSGKLNGHTNIYTLFMALSAKLLSPQGKACFIVPRSFCSGVYFSEFRRDLLKDVKPLSVHLFQSRNEVFKGDDVLQENIVFSFEKSSHQEHRYWAGLVNISVSANGTTLNDAISRQVSFKHFLRDQDGLLFFRLPTGILDEQILDAIDRWDGSLEKYGLQVSTGRVVPFRAKPLLQEIPKARNGTVPLLWMQNVKPYQVEFPLERFDKPQAILANDPSLLVPCSNYVLLRRFSAKEDRRRLISAPFISEHFDYEQIGFENHLNVISKKKGALSEYEAIGLAAILNSAIMDRYVRVVNGNTQVNAAEIRALPLPPLEIITELGKKIEGVSNSTPEQIDRIIFSALWQTNLLAEEFPMIQETRITMGKIEQAQEILESLGLPSAQQNEISALTLLALAQLSERSAWKNAANPMLRVHDILIEIKQRYGREYAENSRETIRRRVLHQFEQAGIVIQNADDPTRPTNSGLNNYMLSDLALDVVRTYASPAWNKKRKAFLDQQGRLLDLYQKSREQNKIPLQVADGTTYRLSPGKHNELQSAIVTEFGPRFAPGAKLLYLGDTAKKTIVLEMELLANLYVPASEHGKFADIILYDEKKNWLYLIEAVTAHGPVSPKRHVEMEELLEKCTAGRIYVTAFLDFATFKKFSNEIAWETEVWIAELPSHMIHFNGDKFLGPR comes from the coding sequence ATGGAAGTTGCCGATTTAGTCGCCTACAGTTACGAACAGGGCAAACGTATTCTTGAAAAGCGGGAATCTGCTACGCTCAAGGAACACGGTCAATTTCTCACGCCTCCTGCTGTTGCTCGTTACATGGCAAAGAAACTGGGACAAATTCAGAATGGAGCGTCCCTGCTTGAACCAGCCTGTGGATCGGGGGTACTGGTCTGCGCATTGATTGAACAATTGATTGCCAAGAAAAGTCCGCTTGAAATTTCAATCATTGCATACGAAACAGATAAAGAACTTGCCGAACTTAGTAGTCAAGTTCTTGAACTTGCCTGCCAGAAGGCCGAGAAACACAATATAAAACTCCACTGGCAAGTGTTTCAGAATGATTTTATCCTTGCCTGTCTGCCAGACGAACAGCCTTCCCTATTTGGATCGGAAGAATCGCGCCGAAGATCGTTCGATTTTGTCATAAGTAACCCACCATATTTCAAATTAAACACAGAAGATACACGTGTAAAGGTTGTGTCAGGGAAACTGAATGGGCATACGAATATTTACACGCTCTTCATGGCGCTATCCGCCAAATTGCTTTCACCGCAGGGAAAAGCCTGTTTCATCGTTCCGCGCAGTTTTTGCTCAGGAGTGTATTTCTCCGAGTTTCGCCGCGACCTGCTCAAAGATGTGAAGCCGCTTTCGGTTCACTTATTCCAATCCCGCAACGAGGTTTTCAAGGGCGATGATGTTTTACAGGAGAATATAGTTTTTTCTTTCGAGAAATCGTCTCATCAGGAACATCGCTATTGGGCGGGATTGGTCAATATCTCTGTTTCTGCCAATGGAACAACTTTGAATGATGCTATTTCGCGCCAGGTTTCATTCAAGCATTTTCTAAGAGACCAGGATGGTCTGTTGTTTTTTCGCCTGCCAACAGGAATCTTGGACGAGCAAATTCTAGACGCTATTGACCGTTGGGATGGTTCGTTGGAAAAATATGGACTTCAGGTGTCCACGGGAAGAGTTGTCCCATTTCGCGCCAAGCCATTGCTACAAGAAATTCCTAAAGCAAGAAATGGCACGGTTCCATTGTTATGGATGCAAAATGTCAAGCCATACCAGGTTGAGTTTCCTCTTGAAAGATTCGATAAGCCGCAGGCAATTCTAGCCAATGACCCATCCTTGCTCGTTCCATGTTCGAACTATGTGTTGTTGCGACGTTTCAGCGCGAAAGAAGACCGCCGACGCTTGATTTCGGCTCCATTTATCAGTGAACATTTTGATTACGAACAAATTGGTTTTGAAAATCACCTGAATGTAATTTCCAAAAAGAAGGGCGCTCTTTCGGAATATGAGGCAATTGGCCTTGCCGCAATTTTGAATAGCGCAATCATGGACAGGTATGTTCGTGTTGTGAATGGAAACACCCAAGTCAACGCCGCAGAAATTCGCGCATTGCCTTTGCCACCCTTGGAAATCATTACAGAACTTGGCAAGAAAATTGAAGGTGTTAGCAATTCAACGCCCGAACAAATTGACAGGATTATCTTTTCCGCACTTTGGCAAACCAATTTGCTTGCCGAAGAATTTCCAATGATTCAGGAGACGAGGATCACCATGGGAAAAATCGAACAGGCTCAGGAAATTTTAGAATCGCTTGGTCTGCCGTCTGCGCAGCAGAACGAAATCTCTGCATTAACGCTGTTGGCTTTAGCGCAATTGTCAGAAAGAAGCGCCTGGAAGAATGCGGCCAATCCCATGTTACGCGTGCATGATATCCTGATTGAAATCAAGCAGAGATATGGACGCGAATATGCCGAGAATAGTCGCGAAACGATTCGGCGCAGGGTGTTACATCAATTTGAACAGGCTGGCATTGTGATTCAAAACGCAGACGACCCAACCCGTCCAACCAATAGTGGGTTGAACAATTACATGCTGTCTGATCTGGCTCTTGATGTAGTTCGCACGTATGCCTCGCCTGCGTGGAACAAGAAACGCAAAGCGTTTCTTGACCAACAGGGCAGGCTTCTCGACCTTTATCAAAAAAGCAGGGAGCAAAACAAAATCCCATTGCAGGTGGCAGATGGAACTACATATAGGTTATCGCCTGGAAAGCACAACGAATTGCAATCAGCGATTGTGACAGAGTTTGGCCCGCGCTTCGCTCCAGGCGCAAAACTTCTTTATTTGGGCGACACAGCCAAAAAGACCATCGTGCTCGAAATGGAGTTGCTTGCAAATCTTTATGTCCCCGCTTCTGAGCATGGAAAATTTGCCGACATCATTTTGTACGATGAGAAGAAGAACTGGCTCTATTTGATCGAGGCTGTAACGGCCCATGGTCCAGTTTCCCCAAAGCGACATGTTGAAATGGAAGAACTTCTTGAAAAATGTACGGCGGGAAGAATTTATGTAACAGCCTTCTTGGATTTTGCGACGTTCAAGAAATTCTCAAACGAAATCGCGTGGGAGACAGAAGTGTGGATTGCAGAATTACCTTCGCACATGATTCATTTCAATGGTGATAAATTCTTGGGCCCAAGATAA
- a CDS encoding high-affinity Fe2+/Pb2+ permease, whose protein sequence is MLPSYLLSLREGIEAALIIGIVLGALRQMRRTELVPTVWAGTLAAVALSILGGVLLTMLGLSFEGAGEQIFEGITMLLAAALLTWMIFWMSRTARTLKSEIESEVHKAAFGAGKRAVFFVAFLAILREGIELALFLTASVFATDTVQTLVGAILGLGTSILLGWSMFAAIIRLDLRRFFQVTGFLLILFAAGLVAHGVHEFSEVGWIPSVIEHVWDVNAFINEDSTFGLLLKALFGYNGNPSLTEVLAYLAYFVAVFFGLRLANKPKPITANQQA, encoded by the coding sequence ATGCTCCCAAGTTACCTGCTCTCCCTCCGTGAAGGCATCGAAGCCGCGCTCATTATCGGAATTGTGCTCGGCGCGCTGCGTCAAATGCGCCGCACGGAGTTGGTTCCCACCGTCTGGGCGGGGACGCTCGCCGCGGTCGCGCTCAGCATTCTGGGCGGCGTCCTGCTCACCATGCTCGGTCTTTCTTTTGAAGGCGCGGGCGAACAGATCTTCGAGGGCATCACCATGCTCCTCGCCGCCGCGCTCCTCACCTGGATGATCTTCTGGATGAGCCGCACCGCCCGCACGCTCAAGAGCGAGATCGAATCCGAAGTCCACAAGGCTGCGTTTGGCGCTGGCAAACGGGCAGTGTTCTTCGTAGCCTTCCTCGCCATCCTGCGCGAGGGCATCGAACTGGCGCTCTTCCTCACCGCTTCCGTCTTCGCCACCGACACCGTGCAGACCCTCGTCGGCGCGATTCTCGGTCTCGGCACATCCATCCTGCTCGGCTGGTCGATGTTCGCGGCCATCATCCGCCTCGACTTGCGCCGCTTCTTCCAGGTCACTGGCTTCCTGCTGATCCTCTTCGCGGCGGGACTTGTCGCGCACGGCGTGCATGAGTTCAGCGAGGTCGGCTGGATCCCATCGGTCATCGAGCACGTCTGGGACGTCAACGCCTTCATCAACGAAGACTCCACCTTCGGCCTGCTTCTCAAAGCCCTCTTCGGCTACAACGGCAATCCCTCGCTCACAGAGGTGCTGGCCTATCTCGCCTACTTCGTCGCGGTCTTCTTCGGCCTGCGACTGGCGAACAAGCCCAAGCCCATCACGGCA